The Bacteroidota bacterium genome window below encodes:
- a CDS encoding DUF6089 family protein, translated as MQKIKIIFAFILIPTICFSQNWEIGLIVGGSNYQGDIAPNIAISETHFASGFFFKRNLSKYFSSTFLFTQCEISGNDNNYDYLQLRNLDFRSSITELSYQLEFNFFPFSLGLHPNNYTPYVFTGISVFKFQPQTIYNGEMINLHALDTEGKILMSNSSYSLYQMAIPIGGGFKIKVTPNFNCAINLGFRYAFTDYLDDVSTTYYDAEILEDNYGKMATLLSDKTDNEVVSFNGKQRGRQDYKDWYIIGGITISYRIKNAVCYF; from the coding sequence ATGCAGAAAATAAAAATCATATTTGCATTTATTCTAATTCCAACAATATGCTTTTCTCAAAATTGGGAAATAGGACTTATAGTTGGAGGTTCTAATTATCAGGGAGATATTGCACCCAACATCGCCATATCAGAAACACATTTTGCAAGCGGTTTTTTTTTCAAAAGGAATTTAAGTAAATATTTTTCATCTACATTTTTATTTACGCAATGTGAAATATCAGGAAATGATAACAACTATGATTATCTTCAACTTAGGAATCTTGATTTTCGATCCTCAATTACAGAACTAAGTTATCAATTAGAATTTAATTTCTTCCCATTCTCACTTGGTCTTCATCCCAACAATTATACTCCTTATGTTTTTACAGGAATTTCTGTTTTTAAATTTCAACCACAGACAATTTATAATGGAGAAATGATAAATCTTCATGCTCTTGATACTGAGGGTAAAATTCTGATGAGTAATAGTTCATACTCATTATATCAAATGGCTATTCCAATTGGTGGTGGATTTAAAATAAAAGTTACACCAAATTTCAATTGTGCAATAAATTTGGGATTTAGATATGCATTTACCGATTATCTTGATGATGTTAGTACAACATATTATGATGCTGAAATTTTGGAAGATAATTATGGTAAGATGGCAACTTTGCTTTCTGATAAAACCGATAATGAAGTAGTAAGTTTTAATGGCAAGCAAAGAGGAAGGCAAGATTACAAAGATTGGTATATTATAGGAGGTATAACAATTTCATACCGAATTAAAAATGCTGTATGTTATTTTTAG
- a CDS encoding OmpH family outer membrane protein, with amino-acid sequence MKNLKYFTAVIVFSFLFFSTAQAQRFSYVDTEYILEKMPEYRSAQKQLDNLAKQWKDEVKIKMQEVEKLYNNYKAEQVLLPEDVRKKKEESILKKEDELNKLKQQKFGKEGELFKKRKELIKPIQDKVFDAVQKLAQDEGLDFIFDKAGAVTMLYVNAKYDRSDEVLDILGIEVKKK; translated from the coding sequence ATGAAAAACCTAAAATATTTTACAGCAGTTATCGTATTTTCATTTTTGTTTTTTTCAACTGCACAAGCACAAAGATTTTCCTATGTTGACACAGAATATATCCTTGAAAAAATGCCTGAATACAGGTCAGCACAGAAACAACTGGATAATTTGGCCAAACAATGGAAAGATGAAGTGAAGATAAAAATGCAAGAAGTAGAAAAATTATATAATAATTATAAAGCCGAGCAGGTTTTGCTTCCTGAGGATGTAAGAAAGAAAAAAGAAGAATCTATTTTAAAGAAAGAAGACGAATTAAATAAGTTGAAACAACAAAAATTTGGAAAGGAAGGAGAGTTGTTTAAAAAGCGAAAAGAATTAATAAAACCTATTCAGGATAAAGTATTTGATGCTGTTCAAAAATTAGCACAGGATGAAGGTCTTGATTTTATTTTTGATAAAGCAGGAGCAGTTACAATGTTATATGTAAATGCAAAATATGATAGGAGTGATGAAGTTTTAGATATTTTAGGGATTGAAGTAAAAAAGAAATAA
- a CDS encoding OmpH family outer membrane protein, producing the protein MKLKSIVLSVLILVVFQSFGQKNVKIGHINTSDLIQKLPEFTKAQQAIEKQGKMFENQINVLVSEYTTKVEAYKELSGDMTSAIREDKETEIMQLEERIKKFQKRAENESQKKRQELMDPIIKSVENAVNEVAKEEKYDYILDTSSGVVLFSKDSDDITLLVKKKLGIN; encoded by the coding sequence ATGAAATTAAAAAGTATTGTATTATCAGTTTTAATCTTAGTGGTATTCCAGTCATTTGGACAAAAAAATGTAAAAATAGGACACATTAATACTTCTGACTTAATTCAAAAATTACCGGAATTTACTAAAGCTCAACAAGCCATTGAAAAACAAGGAAAGATGTTTGAAAACCAAATTAATGTCTTAGTTTCAGAATATACAACAAAGGTTGAAGCCTATAAAGAACTTTCAGGAGATATGACTTCTGCAATTAGAGAAGACAAAGAAACTGAAATAATGCAACTTGAAGAACGCATAAAAAAGTTTCAGAAAAGAGCTGAAAATGAATCACAAAAAAAACGCCAAGAATTGATGGATCCTATTATAAAAAGTGTTGAAAATGCTGTAAACGAAGTAGCAAAAGAAGAAAAGTATGATTATATTTTAGATACTTCAAGTGGAGTTGTTTTATTTTCAAAGGATAGTGATGATATTACTCTTTTAGTAAAGAAAAAGCTTGGTATAAATTAA
- a CDS encoding isoprenyl transferase, with protein sequence MNLKDKINKDRLPEHIAIIMDGNGRWATKFGKNRMFGHKNGVKTVRKIVEASGEIGLKYLTLYTFSTENWNRPPKEISALMDLLVMTIHKELKDLNKNNVVIKVIGDIDRLNKKIQSELRHAIDTTKNNTGLNLVMALSYSARWDIIKAIKKIVVEAGEGKVVQDDVSEDFVEKRLSTAGIPNPELLIRTSGEFRISNFLLWELAYSEMYFSEKFWPEFSKDDFYGAILDYQNRERRFGKVSEQL encoded by the coding sequence ATGAATTTAAAAGATAAAATAAATAAAGATAGGCTACCGGAACACATTGCTATTATTATGGATGGTAATGGAAGGTGGGCAACGAAATTTGGAAAAAATAGAATGTTCGGGCATAAAAATGGTGTAAAAACTGTTAGGAAAATTGTTGAAGCCAGTGGTGAAATAGGACTAAAATACTTGACATTATATACTTTTTCAACAGAAAACTGGAATAGACCACCCAAAGAAATAAGTGCATTAATGGATCTTTTGGTAATGACTATTCATAAAGAACTTAAAGATTTGAATAAAAACAATGTAGTTATTAAAGTGATAGGAGACATTGATAGGCTGAATAAAAAAATTCAAAGTGAATTACGACATGCTATTGATACTACAAAAAACAATACAGGACTTAATCTGGTAATGGCACTAAGTTATAGTGCAAGATGGGATATTATTAAAGCAATAAAAAAAATTGTTGTTGAAGCAGGTGAAGGGAAAGTAGTTCAGGATGATGTATCTGAAGATTTTGTTGAAAAGCGTTTGAGTACTGCGGGTATTCCTAATCCGGAGTTACTTATTAGAACAAGTGGAGAGTTCAGGATTAGTAATTTCCTTTTATGGGAGTTGGCATATTCAGAAATGTACTTTAGTGAAAAATTTTGGCCAGAATTTTCAAAAGATGATTTCTATGGTGCAATTCTTGATTACCAAAATCGAGAAAGAAGATTTGGAAAAGTTAGTGAGCAATTGTAG
- a CDS encoding DUF6089 family protein codes for MRKFLMVVLFLFPIFTYAQFWEVGTFFGGSNYNGEFVENVIVVKETHPTIGGVVRLNLSRQFSLKANFYRGKVSGTDQNAKKYFHRSWDRNLHFRSTIFDIGITPEWNILGYKTGSFKYHSSPYLFAGVSLFKMNPQAQYNDEWVNLQPIGTEGQNLSKYEYRKYNLLQFAIPFGFGWKFSVGKNINLGIEASARKTFTDYLDDVSSYYVDPKDLRLRGGEIAVKLANRTGEVNPEPIEYDEDKLRGSPDVDDWYYFLGMTITYSFLPIGCISF; via the coding sequence ATGCGAAAGTTTTTAATGGTTGTTTTATTTTTATTCCCAATATTCACTTATGCACAATTTTGGGAAGTCGGTACATTCTTTGGCGGTTCAAATTATAATGGAGAATTTGTAGAAAATGTAATAGTTGTAAAAGAAACGCATCCGACAATAGGTGGCGTTGTACGTTTGAATCTTTCAAGACAATTTTCTTTAAAAGCCAATTTTTATAGAGGAAAAGTATCGGGAACTGATCAAAATGCTAAAAAGTATTTTCATAGATCATGGGATAGAAATTTGCATTTTCGCTCTACTATTTTTGATATTGGTATTACTCCTGAATGGAATATTTTAGGATATAAAACAGGTAGTTTCAAATATCATTCATCTCCTTATCTTTTTGCAGGAGTTTCATTATTTAAAATGAATCCTCAGGCACAGTATAATGACGAATGGGTGAATTTACAACCCATTGGAACTGAGGGACAAAACTTAAGTAAATATGAGTATAGAAAGTATAATTTATTACAATTTGCTATACCGTTTGGTTTTGGATGGAAATTTTCAGTTGGGAAAAATATCAATCTTGGCATTGAAGCAAGTGCACGAAAAACATTTACAGATTATTTAGATGATGTTAGTTCGTATTATGTTGACCCCAAAGATTTAAGACTTCGTGGTGGTGAAATTGCGGTAAAACTTGCTAACAGAACAGGCGAAGTTAATCCTGAACCAATCGAGTATGATGAGGATAAACTTAGAGGAAGTCCCGATGTTGATGATTGGTATTATTTTTTGGGGATGACTATTACATACTCTTTCTTACCCATTGGTTGCATAAGCTTCTGA
- the clpX gene encoding ATP-dependent Clp protease ATP-binding subunit ClpX, with protein sequence MADKCSFCDAPRNQVNILIKGKDGFICDYCASEANKIAQTETGRKFSEQNLTRVPKPKEISKFLDKYIIGQNQAKKVIAVAVYNHYKRLKNNLAKSEVEIDKSNILLVGNTGTGKTLIAQTIAKMLNVPFCIADATVLTEAGYVGEDVETVLTRLLEAADYNEKEAENGIVYIDELDKITRKSDNASITRDVSGEGVQQALLKLLEGHIINVPPKGGRKHPEQSFVKINTQNILFICGGAFNGLDKIINRRINTQNIGFKSVNSKDDKITNPLKYTTPHDLRKFGLIPELIGRLPIISYLDSLDKQALIKILTQPKNAITKQYAKMLDIEGVKFKINKNAIEYIAEKSIELETGARGLRSLFEHIMIDAMYELPTANDVTEYTVTLKDVKQKLGELKIGQSKVA encoded by the coding sequence ATGGCAGATAAATGTTCATTTTGTGATGCACCAAGAAACCAAGTAAACATCCTAATAAAAGGAAAAGATGGTTTTATTTGTGATTATTGTGCATCTGAAGCTAATAAAATTGCACAAACAGAAACAGGTCGTAAATTTTCTGAACAAAATTTAACAAGGGTTCCTAAACCAAAAGAAATTTCAAAATTTCTTGACAAATATATAATAGGACAAAATCAAGCGAAAAAAGTTATTGCCGTAGCGGTTTACAACCATTACAAAAGGCTAAAAAACAATCTTGCAAAATCAGAAGTTGAAATTGATAAATCAAATATTTTACTTGTTGGAAATACAGGAACAGGAAAAACACTTATTGCTCAAACAATTGCAAAAATGCTAAATGTTCCCTTTTGCATTGCTGATGCTACAGTTCTAACAGAGGCAGGTTATGTAGGAGAGGATGTAGAAACAGTTTTAACACGCCTTCTTGAAGCTGCTGATTACAATGAAAAAGAAGCAGAAAACGGAATTGTATATATTGATGAATTAGATAAAATTACAAGAAAAAGTGATAATGCATCCATTACTAGAGATGTTTCTGGAGAAGGTGTTCAGCAAGCTTTGTTAAAACTCCTTGAAGGACATATAATTAATGTGCCACCAAAAGGAGGACGAAAACATCCTGAGCAAAGCTTTGTTAAAATTAATACACAAAATATTCTGTTTATTTGTGGTGGAGCATTTAATGGGTTGGATAAAATAATTAATCGAAGAATTAACACACAGAATATTGGTTTCAAGTCAGTTAATTCAAAAGATGATAAAATTACAAATCCTTTAAAATACACAACTCCACATGACCTTAGAAAATTCGGGCTTATACCTGAGCTTATCGGACGTTTACCAATTATTTCATACCTTGATTCTTTAGATAAACAAGCTCTTATTAAAATTCTAACTCAGCCAAAAAATGCAATTACAAAACAATATGCAAAAATGCTTGATATTGAAGGTGTGAAATTCAAAATCAATAAAAATGCAATTGAGTACATTGCTGAAAAATCAATAGAACTTGAAACAGGAGCACGTGGATTACGTTCATTATTTGAACATATTATGATAGATGCTATGTACGAACTTCCAACAGCAAATGATGTAACCGAATATACAGTTACACTAAAAGATGTAAAACAAAAACTTGGAGAGTTAAAAATAGGTCAATCAAAAGTTGCCTGA
- the bamA gene encoding outer membrane protein assembly factor BamA yields MKRKIFFVVLSLITFNTFSQNISDEFDYSVPRTYNLAGVNVEGNGNINENIIIAYAGLALGKELSIPGNEISKAIRNLWKQKLFADISIVAEEIKGNNIYLLIKVKSRARLSKYSFKGIKKSDAEKLRGKISLVRGEIVTKQLLQNVNNKIKKFYIEKGYYNSTVKIERIPDTTFGRNNLHLKFDIDKGERIRIEELEIVGNESVKIGKIRRLLKKTNENNFLNIFRSSKFIKYEFKEDKKKVVEYYNSLGYRDARIIEDSVYIIDEKSLGVKIKIFEGNKYYIRNISWTGNTKYTTDNLNRVLGIGNGDIYNPQLLTKKLNMNPTGVDISSLYMDNGYLFFSIQPIEVLIKNDSVDLEMRIFEGPQATINHVSVTGNTRTSDHVIMRELRTRPGKKFSRTDIIRSQRELSQLGFFDPEQMNVIPTPNPEDGTVDLEYKVVEKPSDQLQLQGGWGAGRFVGSLGFVFNNFSSKKIFKFKEWRPLPSGDGQRLSIRFQSNAIYYSSFNFSFTEPWFGGRKPNSFTISLYRSIQSNGAARESTERQQIQISGITIGLGKRLRFPDDYFTLYNSIAFQRYNLDNYQYEFSFTDGISNNFNFLHLLSRNSIDQPIYPRTGSKFSLSLQWTPPFSYFSDVDYKNATDQVKYKWMEYHKWKYESSWFINIFDKLVLNSRMEFGFLGLYNRDIGITPFERFYVGGDGLSGYHLDGRELIKLRGYENNSLTAESATEKGGTIYNKYTFELRYPVSLNPSATVYGLVFAEAGNSWLKFNKFNPFDVHRSVGAGIRIFMPMFGLLGFDWGYGFDNIPMHPTAHGSNFHISIGQQF; encoded by the coding sequence ATGAAAAGAAAAATATTTTTTGTCGTTTTAAGTTTAATTACCTTTAATACATTCTCTCAAAATATTTCGGATGAGTTTGACTATTCAGTTCCAAGGACCTATAATCTTGCAGGAGTTAACGTAGAGGGGAATGGAAATATTAATGAAAATATAATTATCGCTTACGCAGGTTTGGCATTGGGAAAAGAATTGTCAATTCCAGGTAATGAAATATCAAAAGCAATAAGAAATTTATGGAAGCAAAAGTTATTTGCGGACATTAGTATTGTTGCTGAAGAAATAAAAGGTAATAATATTTATTTATTAATAAAAGTAAAAAGCAGAGCTAGGTTATCAAAGTATTCTTTTAAAGGAATAAAAAAATCTGATGCTGAAAAGTTACGTGGAAAAATATCCTTAGTTAGAGGAGAAATAGTTACAAAGCAACTTTTACAAAATGTAAATAACAAAATTAAAAAGTTTTACATTGAAAAAGGATACTATAATTCTACAGTGAAAATTGAGCGAATACCTGATACAACTTTTGGACGTAATAACCTCCATTTAAAATTTGATATTGATAAAGGCGAAAGAATTCGAATTGAAGAATTGGAAATTGTTGGAAATGAAAGTGTTAAAATTGGAAAAATTAGAAGATTACTTAAAAAAACAAATGAAAACAACTTTTTAAATATTTTCAGGTCTTCAAAATTTATTAAATATGAATTTAAGGAAGATAAGAAAAAAGTTGTAGAATATTATAATTCTTTGGGTTATAGGGATGCGAGAATTATTGAAGATTCAGTGTATATTATTGACGAAAAGTCCTTGGGAGTAAAGATTAAAATTTTTGAAGGGAATAAATATTATATAAGAAATATTTCTTGGACAGGAAATACAAAATATACTACCGATAATTTAAATAGAGTTTTAGGAATAGGAAACGGTGATATTTACAATCCCCAATTACTCACAAAAAAGTTAAACATGAATCCTACAGGGGTTGATATATCATCTCTTTATATGGATAATGGATATCTTTTCTTTTCAATTCAGCCAATTGAAGTGTTAATTAAAAACGATAGCGTTGACCTTGAAATGAGAATATTTGAAGGTCCTCAAGCAACTATAAATCATGTTTCTGTAACCGGAAATACAAGGACAAGTGATCATGTAATTATGCGTGAACTAAGGACAAGACCTGGTAAAAAGTTTAGTAGAACCGATATTATTCGTTCTCAAAGAGAGTTGTCTCAACTTGGTTTCTTTGACCCTGAACAAATGAATGTTATACCTACTCCTAATCCTGAAGACGGAACTGTTGATCTTGAATATAAAGTAGTTGAAAAGCCATCTGACCAACTTCAGTTACAAGGTGGTTGGGGTGCTGGCAGATTTGTTGGTAGCCTTGGATTTGTTTTTAATAATTTTTCTTCAAAAAAGATTTTTAAATTTAAAGAATGGAGACCTTTACCATCGGGAGATGGACAGAGATTGAGTATAAGGTTTCAATCAAATGCAATTTATTATAGTTCATTTAATTTTTCCTTTACAGAACCTTGGTTTGGAGGTAGAAAACCAAATTCTTTTACAATTAGCTTGTATAGGTCAATACAGTCAAATGGTGCTGCAAGAGAAAGCACTGAAAGACAACAGATTCAAATTTCTGGTATTACAATTGGGCTTGGAAAAAGATTGAGATTTCCTGATGATTATTTTACATTGTACAACTCTATTGCATTTCAGCGTTATAATTTGGATAATTATCAATATGAATTTTCATTTACTGATGGGATTTCAAATAATTTTAACTTTTTACATCTTCTTTCAAGAAATTCAATTGACCAACCAATTTATCCAAGAACAGGTTCAAAATTTTCTTTAAGCTTGCAATGGACACCTCCTTTTTCATATTTTAGCGATGTAGATTATAAAAATGCAACGGATCAAGTAAAGTATAAATGGATGGAATATCACAAGTGGAAATACGAGTCATCTTGGTTTATAAATATTTTTGATAAGTTGGTTCTAAATTCAAGAATGGAATTTGGTTTTCTTGGTTTGTATAACAGAGATATCGGAATTACTCCCTTTGAAAGATTTTATGTTGGGGGAGATGGGTTATCAGGATATCATCTTGATGGACGAGAATTAATAAAATTAAGAGGGTATGAAAATAATTCATTAACTGCTGAAAGTGCAACTGAAAAAGGTGGAACGATTTATAATAAATATACTTTCGAATTAAGGTATCCTGTTTCACTGAATCCTTCAGCAACGGTTTATGGATTAGTATTCGCAGAAGCAGGTAATAGTTGGTTGAAATTCAACAAGTTCAATCCTTTTGATGTGCACAGATCTGTTGGTGCAGGTATTAGAATTTTTATGCCAATGTTTGGCTTGTTAGGATTTGATTGGGGATATGGTTTTGATAATATTCCAATGCATCCTACCGCACATGGTTCAAATTTCCATATTTCTATTGGACAGCAGTTCTAA
- a CDS encoding DUF6089 family protein, whose amino-acid sequence MQKILIFFLVILFPFVSFSQYWEVGLFGGTSFYKGDLTPQIIDFNEIHHAEGAIVRYNVNQWFTVKGNAYYGEVSGNDANAKAYDTKVRNLSFKSTLLDIGVQSEINIRGFQAGHPRYNNTPYLFFGLSIFRFNPKSEYNGTWYELQPMGTEGQGTTKYNDREKYALTQVSIPMGFGWKYALNRYWNVGMEFGTRATFTDYLDDVSKTYVEDDVLRSNHGEIAVLLANRSGEYLDEYESFTSEDNRGNPTKLDWYYFAGITISYNILPNACYRF is encoded by the coding sequence GTGCAAAAAATACTCATCTTTTTTCTTGTAATTTTATTTCCTTTTGTTTCGTTTTCACAATATTGGGAAGTTGGATTGTTCGGTGGAACTTCTTTTTATAAAGGAGATCTTACTCCACAAATTATAGATTTTAATGAGATACATCATGCAGAAGGTGCAATTGTACGCTATAATGTTAATCAATGGTTTACGGTAAAAGGTAATGCGTATTACGGTGAAGTATCAGGTAATGATGCAAATGCAAAAGCATACGACACAAAAGTGAGAAATCTAAGTTTTAAATCAACATTATTAGATATTGGAGTTCAATCTGAAATTAATATTCGTGGTTTTCAAGCTGGGCATCCGAGATATAACAATACTCCATATTTGTTTTTTGGGTTATCTATTTTTAGATTTAATCCCAAATCTGAGTATAATGGAACATGGTATGAATTGCAACCTATGGGAACTGAAGGGCAAGGAACTACAAAATATAACGACAGAGAAAAGTATGCTCTAACTCAGGTATCAATTCCAATGGGTTTCGGTTGGAAGTATGCTTTAAACAGGTATTGGAATGTAGGTATGGAATTTGGAACAAGAGCTACTTTTACAGATTATCTTGATGATGTTAGTAAAACTTATGTTGAAGATGATGTGTTAAGAAGTAATCATGGAGAAATAGCTGTTTTACTTGCAAATAGATCAGGAGAATATCTTGATGAATATGAAAGTTTTACATCAGAAGATAATAGAGGAAATCCAACAAAACTAGATTGGTATTATTTTGCAGGAATTACTATCTCCTATAACATACTGCCAAATGCCTGTTATAGATTTTAA
- the murI gene encoding glutamate racemase has product MSSDKPIGIFDSGIGGLTIAHSISELLPKEEIIFFGDTAHLPYGNKSARAVKHYSEKITELLLKRSCKIIVIACNTASSVAFNVVNQKYGNETRIINVIDPVVKYAVEKINPTQIGVIGTKRTIASRAYIKKLKTLNPDIIAKSMATPLLAQMIEEGFFNNKISMAVINDYLSRTHLKDIDSLILGCTHYPLIKDEINKYYKGKVNILDSTDIVATEVKRVLNKYNLINESETVKENNFYVSDYTKSFQKTTEVFFKKKIILKEFPIWDFDQATFD; this is encoded by the coding sequence TTGTCTTCAGACAAACCCATAGGTATTTTTGATTCAGGAATAGGCGGACTTACTATTGCACATTCTATTTCTGAGTTGTTGCCAAAAGAAGAGATTATTTTTTTTGGTGATACTGCTCATTTACCTTATGGTAATAAATCTGCTCGTGCAGTAAAACATTATTCTGAAAAAATTACGGAACTTTTACTCAAAAGGTCTTGTAAAATAATTGTTATTGCTTGCAATACTGCATCATCTGTAGCTTTTAATGTTGTTAATCAAAAATATGGTAATGAAACAAGGATTATTAATGTAATTGATCCTGTAGTAAAGTATGCAGTTGAAAAAATAAATCCAACTCAAATCGGAGTAATCGGAACGAAAAGAACTATTGCTTCAAGGGCATATATTAAAAAACTAAAAACACTCAATCCTGATATAATTGCAAAAAGTATGGCAACACCATTGTTGGCACAAATGATTGAGGAAGGCTTTTTTAATAATAAAATTAGCATGGCTGTAATAAATGATTATCTTTCAAGAACTCACTTAAAAGATATTGATAGCTTAATTTTAGGTTGTACTCATTATCCCTTAATAAAAGATGAGATTAACAAGTATTATAAGGGTAAAGTAAATATTCTTGATAGTACTGATATTGTTGCTACGGAGGTAAAAAGAGTACTTAATAAATATAATCTTATAAATGAGTCTGAAACAGTAAAGGAAAATAATTTTTATGTTTCTGATTATACAAAGTCATTTCAGAAAACAACAGAAGTGTTTTTTAAGAAAAAAATAATTTTAAAAGAATTTCCAATCTGGGATTTTGATCAGGCAACTTTTGATTGA
- a CDS encoding ATP-dependent Clp protease proteolytic subunit, whose amino-acid sequence MNKDITKEFEKYSISNHGISSLKLDQYYKTTNYITPNIIEERPMNIASMDVFSRLMMDRIIFLGVPISDDVANIIQAQLLFLESTDPDREIRLYINSPGGIVYAGLGIYDTMQYIKPQISTVCTGMAASMSAIILCAGEKNKRFALKHSRVMIHQPLGGVQGQATDIEITAKEIIKLKNELYKIIANHTGQDVKKVAQDSDRDFWMNSEEAKSYGMIDEILTSSQEMK is encoded by the coding sequence ATGAATAAAGATATTACAAAAGAATTTGAAAAATATTCAATCAGCAATCATGGAATAAGCAGTCTTAAATTAGACCAATATTATAAAACTACAAACTATATTACTCCCAACATTATTGAAGAACGCCCAATGAACATCGCTTCTATGGATGTTTTTTCAAGATTAATGATGGATAGAATTATTTTTCTTGGAGTTCCAATTTCTGATGACGTTGCAAACATAATTCAGGCACAGTTGTTATTTCTTGAGTCAACAGATCCAGACAGGGAAATCAGACTTTACATAAATAGTCCAGGGGGAATTGTTTATGCAGGACTTGGAATTTATGATACTATGCAATACATTAAACCTCAAATATCTACAGTTTGTACAGGAATGGCGGCATCAATGTCAGCAATAATCCTATGTGCCGGTGAAAAAAATAAAAGATTTGCATTGAAACACTCAAGAGTAATGATACATCAGCCATTAGGTGGAGTTCAAGGACAAGCAACTGATATTGAAATAACAGCAAAAGAAATTATAAAACTTAAAAACGAGCTATATAAGATTATTGCAAATCACACAGGGCAAGATGTTAAAAAAGTTGCCCAAGACTCTGACAGAGATTTTTGGATGAATTCCGAAGAAGCAAAAAGCTACGGAATGATTGATGAAATTCTTACTAGCAGTCAAGAAATGAAATAA